AAACTTGAAAGATGCCACGCCGTACTTGTTCTTGAGGGTGCGGAGATTCAGAGCATACCAGTCCCGAGCTTCTGGATTAGTGAAATCCAAAATTCCAGCAATACCATTCCACCAACGCACCAATGCGGGAAGCTGGCTACCAGGCACCCGCACAAACAGTCCTCGTTCTATTCCAACACCAAAATTGACAGAATTATAGTTGACAAACGGATGAGTCCACAAGGTTACCTGAAATCCATCTTCCCTAAGTTTTTGAAACATGGCAGATGCGTTGGGGAACTTGATGGGATCTAACTCAAACTCTCCATAGCCAGTAGTGTATCTGTCGTTCAACTCCAGGTGGCTGCAGTTGAAGCCATTATTTCGGATATCAGATGAGTATTGCAAAGTTTGTTCTTGGTTAACTTCTTCTAGAGCTCTTGTAGACCAGATTGGTTGTCTGAAAACAGCTTCGGAAGGAACCTTATTTGGCTTATTGAAATATCGACGAACCATGTACTTGTGTATAGAGGTGACGTCGAGCCCCACACATACACGATAACTCAGAGTCACATGATGGGGATTATCAGGGTCTGGCCTATAAGGGCTATCTTTATATCGAGCTTGGAACCACAGAGTTCTGTTTGTTTCATCCCAGCCGAGGTGAAAAGGaacagaattattaatttttatggCCGTAGCATTGGTAGAAAGCCAGTAGCGCTCCAAGATGCCACCAAATGCCTGATGATTCGAATGGATATCACCTGTAATGAAAGGTTTGGGAGCCTGATGTCCTTTTAATACTATTGGCCAATGTTGCAACCAAGTCTCTGCACCACCGTACCAGTGTGATCCACTGCAGGACATGACATGCTCCACCAACCGATGCTCCTCCAGCTCGTCCCAGCGCACGCGATAGCACTCGACTGTGTCTTTAGGCTTTACCGTTTCTatgaagaaatgtatatttccaGCCACGGATTTGTCACATCTGAGAATCTGTCCCTCTTTCGAACATGAGTCCAGATCAAGGGCTCCAGacctaaaatgtacaatatgacTTCTAatcataattatgtaaatatgagtaaatagaatatttacatacaaatgtatttaaacgaAATACCTGAATTCCATTTTGAAAATGACGACCCCAGTTTGGCTTCGGATTACAAAACCATCTTTTTTAAGATCTAATCGTTCAGTTGTCAAAAGGTTGGCCTTGTGGAGAGAAAAGGAGTAGTAGCACCATGCTACGATCGCAGCAAGAACCAGTATAACTCCGATAGTGCTCGCTGTTATCACTGACTGGCTTGGTCTACCAACTCTCTTCTTCTTAGGTGGTGAGTAACGGCTCATGGCACCAACGCCAAAATCTCCAACAGTTGCTGATACTATTTGGTACATCTTCACATCACTCTCATGCACACAGCCTTCTGTAAGATGTTTTAAACTTATGAGCAGAAAGCAAACTGTTTTAGGTGTACTGCACATGGGCTGCACATGGTGGAAGTAGCAGCTGTCCAAGACGACTTTAAAATTCTGCCTTGCCTAAACATATTGAAACAATTTAAAAggaataatatgtatttaaaaaaatatgcaatgctTATTTTCATGCAAACAAATCtgcaatgcaatataatatgaGTTCCAAGGTAGAAATGGcacacagcatttattatttatatatattttatatattaagggTTTGTTAGCCATTTACACATTACTTAACTTGTTCCtaacctgcatgactttcttctgtggaactacataaaatcaatcaatcaatcaatcaatcagagAATATTCTGAGAAATGTCTTATCTTCATTTTGTCCATACAACAAATGTCAGTGgatgaacaaaaattaaaatgcagttaccaacatgcaaaagaaaaataaaatgcgatacaggtttggaaatacTAAATTTTACTATTTGGGGGAATTATCTCTTACAGATCTGTGATAAACTGAATGCGGGAAATGTACAATTCTAAACATCTGTGACTGTGAGACACAAAAGCTGATTCAAGCAATTGCTGCAGCAGAACAGTCCTTCAGGCAAGTATTGAACATGGAGTTTCCAATACAGTCATGTTCTGTAACAGGCATACTCTATTGATTTGTTAGACATTTGTGACAGAATAAATGCATCTGCTGTAATTTTAACACATTGTCAATGCGCTTTTAAggtcttgtttttgtttaaactacTAGTTTTAGTAGTTATACTTTAACATATTCCTTCTCAGACAGCGAAACAAATGTCACTTGAGCTCTCTCTGACCCTGCTTGACAGAATGAAGTAGTACCGCTGCTGGATACTAGTTTTCAAGGTGTTCACTTGATAAAGCACAAAGATTTTATAACACGGCATTTCACTTATCTATGCAATAAGCAATAACGTTCTCCAGTTACTTACATTTTGTGTCCGGTTAAGATCATTCAGATGGAAACACTACAAAACTACGTTAATGTTTTACTTTCACTCTGTTCCTATTTGTGTCGCCAGCTAAACTTCTCAGGAATTGGCCAAAgccttttttataaataaactcgCTCTGATATTGATACTACGGCTGCACGTCGGTCAAAATGCTCTTGGATGAACGTTCATGAATCCAGAAGCAAGTTCGACCAGTTTGTGtgcatcatgggtaatgtagtatAGTAAGAGGTGgtgtatatcttttatttgatGAGAACAAAACATAAAGAGTACGGAATACAAGctggaaaaaatatatgtatgtcatataaaataaaatacatttagtagTATAAGTTAACGTTTAGAAGGATACTAAtaaggtatttttttataatttcgaAAAATGGTTCAACAAGGTTTCAATTCACATTCATTCCACAAGATGGCAGTAAATTATAagactaaaaaatattttagattgctttttcttaatgtaaaaaaaaagcaagcttcACTTGTATTTCTAGAAGCCTTGAGGCGAGACTGCACGAGGctgatatttgaatgtttacaGTATTGTGATTCTGATGGGAATCTACAAGAACTTACAAagacgtttgttttttttattttaaaaagtttaatattttgaaagtttaataaatgaaacactGTGGGTGAGAATGTATACAAACCATGACCTGAACTTTGTCATTAGCCCAAACCTGTTATCATCCCGGACACTGATCAGTGTAAGAACAAACAAGAAAACGTTCACCTCAGCAAATAGAAATCTGAATGTTTTTGCTACCTAGCAGCATGCTGCTAAGCAATGTCGAcacatttcaaaaattaaaagtattttctgaTGTTCtctaatacataaaaataagacaGTTCCCGAGCTGTCTCAGTGATCCAAAAAATATCAGGCTATATCAACAACTAGACACATCATACCACCTATAAAAGAACAATGAAGCGTGTGTCTTTCCATGTAGCCATGCATGGGCAGACTCTGCAGAACACTGTTGAGTCTAGGTAACAAACGTTCTTTTCTCTCGCCCAGTCTCCCCATCCCCAgtgacacacaaataaaaacaaacacatgtcAGCATTCCTGGGCCTCGCTCAGTAAtcaatttcattcaaattttctGAAAATCCTGAGTATGAGATGCTGTCTCCAGGAtctagagaaagaaagaaagaaagaaagaaagaaagaaagaaagagagagttaCATGTGCAAATACATCCTCTGTGTCTTACAGGGtgccatattattattatacatattaatgcTTCTTCAGGAAACACATTCAGATAACTATAGTAAAAGACAAATACCAGTGAGAGCTGCAGGTAAGAAAACACCTGACCTCACACAATCTACTGCAATACATGAGAGGACTTCCTGTTCAACCTTCAGGTTATGTGACAGGTTATGTCACTCACCATTGCATGGTCCCTTTTTAAACGCAATATCATCGATTGCAATGTCACTCCTTATAGAAGATCCCCTGACAGCTTCAAATATAATCTGCAAACAATTAAGGATACATTAAATTTTCCATGACACAAAACAGTAACATTCACAGCGAAGTACCATTCGTTTCCTGGCTCCTCAAATGCCATTATGTCAGATATCAAATATTTACTTTGATATCCATATAAAGATGGATTTCAAAGGCATTTTCAACAACAAAGGGAGTAAGAGTGTGTCCCTAACCCAGTGCCTTGTGTAACACTCGTAATCCACCATGGCCTTCATCCAGGACACACTTTGTTCTCCTTGTCTGGTCCAAAGCAGTCTCTCCCTGTCTCCCTTATGCAGCAGGACGTTCAGAGCTCCTGTGCCCGAGCCATACATGTGATAGAAGAAGATCAGGCACTGAGGTCCAGCTGAACCCCTCAGCTCAGCGGACCTGAGCCGGGCCGACTGCTTGGGTAACATGTGAGATGCCTCAATGTACATGTAGTAGCCTTGAAATCAGAGCAGGAATGACTTAGTATACACCATCTCATGGCATCTGCAATGTCAATAAAGCAGTTCATGCCGAAGCATAAATTTGACTCACCTACCCCTAAGGTGTGGTCCCCCTTGGGCCCTGTGTAAGACGTGGGTGTGTGTCCCCTGATCCGGAACCAATGTgctcttttatctttctttttctgggTATAGCCGCAGTCACCAGTTTCAAAGTTACAATGTCCAGGAGGTGGATTCAAGGGGCCTAAACAGAGCACAAAATGTTCCATATTAGGCTTTGAAATGGTTAAAAGCTTGTCTATTTCTGTCCACCACAGCCGGCACTGCCCATTTAATGTCTATGTTTGTGAGGGCAGATGTTCTCCATTGCCATGGAATATATGTCTATAAACAGAATATTTAAGAACCTTAGACAAGGGCCTTGCCCATTTCCTAAGCCACATTGTTTAAAACGTGCTCACAAATGACAAGAAACTTCTGCCAAGCAACCTGTAAGTAATACAGTTTACTCTTTATTAGAACAATCAACTGCTTCAATCTTTTACAAGTTACGAGTTTTACTCTCATAAAAGCAACACAACTGGGTCAAACACCGTGTCATCGTTTGGACAATTCTAAATATAGGGCACAGTTTTAGACAAACCCAAGTCAGAGAAACAGATACCTCTCccagaaaaaacatttcttcatgcttatttgaatagaaaatcacaaataatattttagttgttCTCCATTTACGTGAGCATCTGGAGATatgcaaacatatttattaatttatcaacaaatacatttcttaaaaccCCTCTATGATAAAAACCACTGCTCTTTGAGTTTGACCACTGCTCATCACATGTTCTTTAtcaacattcatttatattttacttttaggactgtattattattatactccCCTGATGATATGGCCCTAAAAgtaaatagaaattaatatttgtatgcaCATACCTACAGGTAGTGGCCCATTTCAATAGTTTATGCAGTTTGATTGTTTGCTGTGTTACTGTCTCATTGCGGTGAAGCAGCTATGGAACTCCATATGAAGAATTTCAAAGATTTTTGCGATACAAGCCTTCATTGtactaaaaatacacacaatatCACAGAGTCCGACCGTATGGCAATTGGTAGTAGTCAAAAAGCATTTCCAAATGccttttgaaatcatttttgcttttaaattcaGAGATGTGGATGTTTCAATCAGTAGGTTATTCAGCCAGGAATTTTTATGTGGGCGGTCGGAGGAAAATGGAGATAAACCATTTAATACAAATACCATCTGAATAAGGATTTTTCTCTTTGTCAAAAGGGCAGAAGTACCTGTAGCAACCCGACAGTCTCCAAGGGTCACTGAGATGTCATCGAGAGATACAAG
This genomic interval from Puntigrus tetrazona isolate hp1 chromosome 5, ASM1883169v1, whole genome shotgun sequence contains the following:
- the si:ch211-117c19.1 gene encoding myogenesis-regulating glycosidase isoform X2 — its product is MYQIVSATVGDFGVGAMSRYSPPKKKRVGRPSQSVITASTIGVILVLAAIVAWCYYSFSLHKANLLTTERLDLKKDGFVIRSQTGVVIFKMEFRSGALDLDSCSKEGQILRCDKSVAGNIHFFIETVKPKDTVECYRVRWDELEEHRLVEHVMSCSGSHWYGGAETWLQHWPIVLKGHQAPKPFITGDIHSNHQAFGGILERYWLSTNATAIKINNSVPFHLGWDETNRTLWFQARYKDSPYRPDPDNPHHVTLSYRVCVGLDVTSIHKYMVRRYFNKPNKVPSEAVFRQPIWSTRALEEVNQEQTLQYSSDIRNNGFNCSHLELNDRYTTGYGEFELDPIKFPNASAMFQKLREDGFQVTLWTHPFVNYNSVNFGVGIERGLFVRVPGSQLPALVRWWNGIAGILDFTNPEARDWYALNLRTLKNKYGVASFKFDAGETSYLPQQFSTFAPLQDPSTFTRRYTEMAIPFNDRAELRSGYQSQNISCFFRIIDRESLWGYTLGLKSIIPTVLTISILGYQFILPDIIGGNTYSNLTGLPDRELYIRWLELSAFMPAMQFSLPPWHYDDEVVNIAKKFTALHESLVAPRVLELAGEVLYTGDPIIRPLWWIATDDEAAYKTDSQFLIGDDLLVAPVLEPGKQERDIYLPAGRWRSYKGEYFDKGPVYLTDYPVDLDEVAYFVWSG
- the si:ch211-117c19.1 gene encoding myogenesis-regulating glycosidase isoform X1; its protein translation is MCSTPKTVCFLLISLKHLTEGCVHESDVKMYQIVSATVGDFGVGAMSRYSPPKKKRVGRPSQSVITASTIGVILVLAAIVAWCYYSFSLHKANLLTTERLDLKKDGFVIRSQTGVVIFKMEFRSGALDLDSCSKEGQILRCDKSVAGNIHFFIETVKPKDTVECYRVRWDELEEHRLVEHVMSCSGSHWYGGAETWLQHWPIVLKGHQAPKPFITGDIHSNHQAFGGILERYWLSTNATAIKINNSVPFHLGWDETNRTLWFQARYKDSPYRPDPDNPHHVTLSYRVCVGLDVTSIHKYMVRRYFNKPNKVPSEAVFRQPIWSTRALEEVNQEQTLQYSSDIRNNGFNCSHLELNDRYTTGYGEFELDPIKFPNASAMFQKLREDGFQVTLWTHPFVNYNSVNFGVGIERGLFVRVPGSQLPALVRWWNGIAGILDFTNPEARDWYALNLRTLKNKYGVASFKFDAGETSYLPQQFSTFAPLQDPSTFTRRYTEMAIPFNDRAELRSGYQSQNISCFFRIIDRESLWGYTLGLKSIIPTVLTISILGYQFILPDIIGGNTYSNLTGLPDRELYIRWLELSAFMPAMQFSLPPWHYDDEVVNIAKKFTALHESLVAPRVLELAGEVLYTGDPIIRPLWWIATDDEAAYKTDSQFLIGDDLLVAPVLEPGKQERDIYLPAGRWRSYKGEYFDKGPVYLTDYPVDLDEVAYFVWSG